The following coding sequences are from one Humulus lupulus chromosome X, drHumLupu1.1, whole genome shotgun sequence window:
- the LOC133804027 gene encoding GDSL esterase/lipase At1g71691, producing MAAKQYFVLWYFFVLSLILVGLRGCVSGQLGVVVAGNNNTSDVDDDGDGRNEMVPAMFIFGDSLIDNGNNNNLPLSFAKANYFPYGIDFKGGPTGRFSNGYTIVDEIAELLGLPLIPAFSGISGAQALHGVNYASAAAGILDVTGRNFVGRIPFNQQIKNFETTLDQITDNLGAVDVAQSLASCIFFVGMGSNDYLNNYLMPNYPTRNQYNAQQFADLLAQQYSQQLTRLYNLGARKIVIGGLGLMGCIPSILAQSPTGSCSPEVDQLVMPFNANVKTMINNLNSNLPGSKFIYVDTAHIFQDLLANSSSYGFNVINRGCCGIGRNRGQITCLPFQTPCPNRQEYVYWDAFHPTSAVNIIMGKKAFNGDQRSVYPINIQQLANLKIPTTD from the exons atggcGGCTAAGCAATATTTTGTGCTGTGGtatttttttgttttgagttTGATTTTGGTAGGGTTAAGGGGTTGTGTTTCAGGGCAATTAGGAGTGGTAGTTGCAGGGAATAATAATACTAGTGAtgttgatgatgatggtgatgggAGAAATGAAATGGTGCCTGCCATGTTCATATTTGGAGACTCTCTCATTGACAATGGCAACAACAACAATCTTCCCTTATCTTTTGCTAAGGCCAATTACTTCCCCTACGGTATTGATTTCAAGGGCGGACCTACTGGTCGCTTCTCCAATGGCTATACCATTGTTGACGAAATAG CGGAATTGCTAGGACTTCCTCTCATTCCTGCGTTCTCTGGTATTTCTGGTGCCCAAGCACTTCACGGAGTCAACTACGCTTCAGCAGCAGCTGGTATTCTCGACGTAACAGGCAGAAATTTT GTGGGTCGCATTCCCTTTAATCAACAGATAAAGAATTTCGAGACCACATTAGATCAAATAACAGACAATCTAGGGGCTGTTGACGTGGCACAGTCCCTTGCCAGCTGTATCTTCTTTGTGGGAATGGGCAGCAACGACTACCTGAATAACTATCTCATGCCCAATTACCCGACCCGAAATCAATACAACGCCCAGCAATTTGCTGATCTCTTAGCTCAGCAATATTCTCAACAACTCACT AGATTATATAACCTTGGAGCTCGAAAAATTGTTATCGGTGGATTAGGGCTAATGGGCTGCATTCCAAGCATCTTGGCCCAAAGCCCAACTGGAAGCTGCTCACCAGAAGTGGATCAACTTGTCATGCCTTTTAATGCTAATGTGAAGACTATGATCAATAATCTTAATTCCAACTTACCAGGATCCAAGTTCATCTACGTTGACACTGCACATATTTTCCAAGATCTCCTCGCTAACTCTTCATCTTATG GTTTCAATGTTATAAATCGTGGTTGCTGTGGGATTGGACGGAACAGAGGCCAAATTACATGTCTTCCATTCCAAACACCATGTCCAAACAGACAAGAGTATGTTTACTGGGATGCATTTCACCCAACATCAGCAGTAAACATCATCATGGGAAAGAAGGCTTTCAATGGAGATCAGCGTAGTGTTTATCCCATAAACATTCAACAACTTGCCAATCTTAAAATTCCAACTACTGATTAG
- the LOC133804028 gene encoding GDSL esterase/lipase At1g33811: MTIKHVHLDDVFKNHKMMRFRETILISVLIWFWLSGWACSQQQQVPCFFIFGDSLVDNGNNNGIITLARANYQPYGIDFPQGSTGRFTNGRTFVDVLAQLFGFRTYIPPYSRTRGRALLRGVNYASGASGIRDETGNNLGGHSSMNDQVSNFADTVQQMRRFFRGDTNALNTYLSKCIFYSGLGSNDYLNNYFMTDYYSTSSQYTPRQYASALTEQYRRQLTQLYQLGARKMIVTSVGQIGCIPYELARYNSNNSRCNEDINRAIQLFNTEIIRLVNRFNSQFPGAKFVYMDFYQSTVDLYQKGRSFGFEELDKGCCGVGRNNGQITCLPLQQPCEDRKKYLFWDAFHPTETVNIILGKAAYGSKTQSYTYPINIQQLVSL; encoded by the exons ATGACTATAAAACATGTTCACCTAGATGATGTTTTCAAAAATCACAAGATGATGAGGTTCAGAGAAACAATATTAATATCAGTTTTGATTTGGTTTTGGCTCAGCGGTTGGGCTTGTTCCCAGCAACAGCAAGTGCCATGCTTCTTCATTTTTGGTGACTCCTTGGTAGACAATGGAAACAACAATGGTATTATTACGCTTGCCAGAGCCAATTACCAGCCCTATGGTATTGACTTCCCACAGGGCTCAACTGGACGTTTCACCAACGGTCGTACATTTGTCGATGTTCTTG CTCAACTATTCGGGTTTCGAACTTATATACCACCTTATTCTAGAACCAGAGGCCGTGCCCTACTTAGAGGAGTGAATTATGCATCTGGCGCTTCTGGAATTCGAGATGAGACCGGAAATAATCTG GGAGGTCACTCGTCTATGAACGACCAAGTATCCAATTTTGCTGATACAGTCCAACAAATGAGAAGGTTTTTCAGAGGAGACACCAATGCACTCAACACTTATCTGAGTAAATGCATCTTCTATTCTGGGTTGGGAAGTAACGATTATCTTAACAACTATTTCATGACTGATTACTACTCAACTAGCTCACAATACACCCCAAGACAATATGCTTCAGCACTTACTGAACAGTACAGACGCCAGCTCACT CAATTGTATCAATTGGGAGCTCGGAAGATGATTGTGACATCAGTTGGCCAGATTGGGTGCATACCATATGAGCTAGCTAGATACAATAGTAACAACAGCCGATGTAACGAAGATATCAACAGGGCTATACAGCTTTTCAACACGGAGATTATAAGATTGGTCAACCGTTTCAACAGTCAATTCCCAGGAGCCAAGTTTGTGTACATGGATTTTTATCAGAGCACCGTTGATCTATATCAGAAAGGAAGATCCTTCG GTTTTGAAGAGTTAGACAAGGGTTGTTGTGGAGTTGGAAGAAACAATGGGCAAATTACTTGTTTGCCACTTCAACAGCCGTGTGAAGATCGTAAGAAGTACTTGTTTTGGGATGCCTTTCATCCAACTGAAACTGTGAACATTATATTAGGCAAAGCTGCCTATGGCTCCAAAACGCAGTCGTATACATATCCCATCAATATCCAACAGTTGGTTTCACTTTGA